The following coding sequences lie in one Rutidosis leptorrhynchoides isolate AG116_Rl617_1_P2 chromosome 6, CSIRO_AGI_Rlap_v1, whole genome shotgun sequence genomic window:
- the LOC139855862 gene encoding serine/threonine-protein kinase RIPK-like — MTIKKSSSWLNCFKIQEPVSVKKLGTVNKDEAVALKNSPKRISYNDLSSSMLSEDLSNSLAGSNLYVFTLAELKVITQTFSSSNFLGEGGFGPVHKGFIDDKLRPGLKAQPVAVKLLDLEGGQGHREWLTEVIFLGQLRHPHLVKLIGYCCEDEHRLLVYEYMPRGSLENQLFRRFSVSLPWSTRMKIALGAAKGLAFLHEAKNPVIYRDFKASNILLDSDYTAKLSDFGLARDGPEGDDSHVSTRVMGTHGYAAPEYLMTGHLTAASDVYSFGVVLVELLTGRKSMDKSRPNREQNLAEWARPQLRGSRKLCRILDPRLESQYSEIGAQKAAELAYQCLSHRPKARPTMSMIVETLEPLTVFNDMPVGTFVYSAPAVCTKSPIASPKKEVLKNGKNDINRHHNDHQQDRKHRRTRSPSVHSETDLYKNVSY; from the exons atgacaataaagaAATCTTCTTCTTGGTTAAATTGTTTCAAGATTCAAGAACCCGTTTCTGTGAAGAAACTCGGGACGGTAAACAAGGATGAAGCGGTTGCGTTAAAGAATTCACCTAAGAGAATATCGTATAACGATTTAAGTAGTTCGATGTTATCGGAGGACTTATCGAATTCGCTAGCTGGATCAAACCTGTATGTTTTCACCTTAGCAGAACTCAAAGTGATCACACAAACTTTTTCTTCAAGCAATTTCTTAGGTGAAGGTGGGTTTGGACCGGTTCACAAAGGGTTCATAGATGATAAACTTAGACCCGgtttaaaggctcaacctgttgcTGTAAAGCTTTTGGACCTGGAAGGCGGACAAGGTCATAGAGAGTGGCTG ACAGAGGTGATATTTCTTGGACAACTAAGACACCCACATTTGGTGAAGTTGATTGGATATTGTTGTGAAGATGAGCATAGACTTCTTGTTTATGAGTACATGCCACGTGGAAGTTTAGAAAATCAACTCTTTCGAA GATTTTCAGTTTCTCTTCCATGGTCGACGCGAATGAAAATCGCTCTCGGAGCTGCAAAAGGACTTGCATTTCTTCACGAAGCGAAAAACCCTGTTATATATCGCGATTTCAAAGCATCCAACATTTTGCTTGATTCT GACTACACTGCTAAACTCTCAGATTTTGGTCTCGCAAGAGATGGCCCTGAGGGAGACGACTCACACGTTTCAACTCGAGTTATGGGCACACATGGCTACGCAGCTCCCGAATACCTTATGACAG GTCACCTTACAGCAGCGAGTGATGTTTATAGTTTTGGAGTTGTACTAGTTGAGCTCTTAACAGGTCGAAAATCAATGGACAAAAGTCGTCCAAATCGAGAACAAAACTTAGCCGAGTGGGCCAGGCCTCAACTCAGGGGATCCAGGAAACTCTGCCGTATACTTGACCCGAGACTCGAAAGCCAGTACTCTGAAATCGGCGCCCAAAAGGCTGCAGAACTAGCTTACCAATGCCTTAGCCATAGGCCCAAAGCAAGGCCAACCATGAGCATGATAGTTGAAACGCTCGAGCCGTTAACAGTATTTAACGACATGCCGGTTGGTACTTTTGTGTACTCGGCCCCAGCTGTATGCACGAAATCTCCTATTGCGAGTCCAAAGAAGGAAGTCCTTAAAAATGGTAAAAACGACATCAATAGACACCATAACGACCATCAACAAGATCGAAAGCACCGACGAACTAGATCTCCTAGTGTTCATTCAGAGACAGATTTATACAAAAATGTCAGTTATTAG